In a genomic window of Streptomyces sp. SJL17-4:
- a CDS encoding BadF/BadG/BcrA/BcrD ATPase family protein encodes MTSVNDPGASLVVGVDSGGSGLRIALAEAASGAVLDTRSSHEPVRTGPGGISARHFLDQVLPAVRALAEPHGARPVVAVAVGAAGMATLGDELRAELPGAFADAWGVRRLALAADAVTAYAGALGQRPGAVVAGGTGMIALGTDLTSWRRADGWGHLLGDCGSGAWIGRAGLEAAMRAYDGRSGGSTALLARAEKLFGPAAGLPGALYPRTDRPAVLASFAPEVGRCAAEDPVAADILTRAARHIAEAAEAACPAGPGALVALTGGLFKMGDPLLVPLRAELEEHLPQARTVAPAGDPLAGAVALSAALATGTLRLPEDPALLRLSGEGAAER; translated from the coding sequence GTGACTTCCGTGAACGATCCGGGCGCCTCTCTGGTCGTCGGTGTCGACTCCGGGGGGTCGGGGCTCCGGATCGCGCTGGCCGAGGCGGCGAGCGGCGCCGTGCTCGACACCCGCTCCTCGCACGAACCGGTGCGCACCGGCCCCGGCGGCATCTCCGCACGGCACTTCCTGGACCAGGTCCTGCCGGCCGTGCGCGCCCTGGCGGAGCCTCACGGCGCCCGGCCGGTCGTCGCCGTGGCCGTGGGCGCGGCCGGGATGGCGACCCTCGGGGACGAACTGCGAGCCGAGCTGCCGGGCGCCTTCGCCGACGCGTGGGGCGTACGGCGGCTCGCGCTGGCGGCCGACGCCGTCACCGCGTACGCCGGTGCGCTCGGGCAGCGGCCGGGAGCCGTCGTCGCGGGCGGTACGGGCATGATCGCGCTCGGCACGGACCTGACGTCCTGGCGGCGGGCCGACGGCTGGGGGCACCTCCTCGGCGACTGCGGCAGCGGCGCCTGGATCGGCCGGGCCGGCCTGGAGGCGGCCATGCGCGCGTACGACGGGCGGAGCGGCGGTTCGACGGCGCTGCTGGCCCGGGCGGAGAAGCTGTTCGGTCCGGCGGCGGGCCTGCCGGGCGCGCTCTACCCCCGTACCGACCGGCCCGCGGTGCTCGCCTCCTTCGCCCCCGAGGTGGGACGGTGCGCCGCCGAGGACCCGGTGGCTGCGGACATCCTGACGCGGGCGGCCCGGCACATCGCCGAGGCCGCCGAGGCGGCGTGCCCGGCCGGGCCGGGGGCGCTGGTGGCGCTGACGGGCGGACTGTTCAAGATGGGCGACCCCCTGCTCGTACCGCTGCGCGCGGAGTTGGAGGAGCACCTCCCGCAGGCCCGGACCGTAGCCCCCGCCGGGGATCCCCTGGCCGGGGCCGTGGCGCTCTCGGCGGCGCTCGCCACCGGCACGCTGCGACTGCCGGAGGACCCCGCACTGCTGCGCCTGTCCGGCGAGGGCGCCGCCGAACGCTGA
- a CDS encoding uracil-DNA glycosylase, whose amino-acid sequence MTARPLKELVEPGWAEALSPVAGRVAEMGDFLRAEIAAGRTYLPAGQHVLRAFQQPFDDVRVLIVGQDPYPTPGMAIGLSFAVAPEVRQLPGSLENIFRELHTDLGMPRPSNGDLTPWTRQGVLLLNRALTTAPRKPAAHRGKGWEEVTEQAIRALAARGKPLVSILWGRDARNARPLLGNLPAVESAHPSPMSADRGFFGSRPFSRANQLLLEQGAQPVDWRLP is encoded by the coding sequence GTGACAGCGCGACCTTTGAAGGAACTGGTGGAGCCCGGCTGGGCGGAGGCTCTGAGCCCCGTGGCAGGCCGCGTGGCGGAGATGGGTGACTTCCTGCGGGCGGAGATCGCCGCGGGCCGCACCTATCTGCCGGCCGGACAGCACGTACTGCGGGCGTTCCAGCAGCCCTTCGACGACGTGCGGGTGCTGATCGTGGGTCAGGACCCCTATCCGACACCGGGAATGGCGATCGGGCTGAGCTTCGCGGTCGCGCCCGAGGTCCGTCAGCTGCCGGGCAGCCTGGAGAACATCTTCCGGGAGCTGCACACCGACCTCGGGATGCCCCGGCCGTCGAACGGCGATCTGACCCCCTGGACCCGTCAGGGCGTCCTCCTCCTCAACAGGGCGCTGACCACGGCCCCGCGCAAGCCCGCCGCCCACCGCGGCAAGGGCTGGGAGGAGGTGACCGAGCAGGCGATCCGCGCGCTGGCCGCCCGGGGCAAGCCCCTGGTGTCGATCCTGTGGGGCCGCGATGCGCGCAACGCCCGCCCGCTCCTCGGCAATCTGCCCGCGGTCGAGTCCGCGCACCCGTCCCCGATGTCGGCGGACCGCGGCTTCTTCGGCTCCCGTCCCTTCAGCCGTGCCAACCAACTCCTCCTGGAGCAGGGCGCCCAGCCGGTGGACTGGCGCCTGCCCTGA